A window of Hemibagrus wyckioides isolate EC202008001 linkage group LG03, SWU_Hwy_1.0, whole genome shotgun sequence contains these coding sequences:
- the zmiz1a gene encoding zinc finger MIZ domain-containing protein 1a isoform X4 encodes MQPPMNSMKPSLSHGDGSFPYDSVPWQQNANQAPGSLSVVTTVWGVTNTSQSQVLGNPMANTNNPMNPGGNGIGSGMSANNPGMNSPQFPGQQQQFSAKGGSNQAYMQQGMYGRAGHPGAGGFSGSYPGGPNAPGGIGMPPHTRPPSDFTQPAAAAAAAAVAAAAATATATATATVAALQETNKDMNQYGQMCSSFQMGPAQGYNSQFMNQPGPRGPPTMAGGMNPAGIGAAINNSNISGPPMGMNQPRAPGMGPFGAHGQRMPQQGYPGPRPQSMPIQGTKRPYPGEPNYGGQQFGPNGQFPSQQGQYPNPNASRALPSPSYPGQRMPGQQGTGQYPPSGVPMGQYYKQEPFNGQNNNFSGGSYGYNQGSGPPRQVVNYPHSPVPGNPTPPMTPGSSIPPYLSPSQDVKPPFPPDMKPNMTSLPPPPTNPNEELRLTFPVRDGVVLEPFRLEHNLAVSNHVFHLRPSVHQTLMWRSDLELQFKCYHHEDRQMNTNWPASVQVSVNATPLTIERGDNKTSHKPLHLKHVCQPGRNTIQITVTACCCSHLFVLQLVHRPSVRSVLQGLLKKRLLPAEHCITKIKRNFSSVAASSGNATLNGEDGVEQTAIKVSLKCPITFRRIQLPARGHDCKHVQCFDLESYLQLNCERGTWRCPVCNKTALLEGLEVDQYMWGILNAIQNSEFEEVTIDPTCSWRPVPIKSDLHIKEDPDGPLAKRFKTMSPSQMIMPNVMDMIAQLGPGPSPYTSLPPQHGGNNTEYASQGNSYQGHGNFDFPHSNSGGGAPINDFMHGPQLSHPPDVPNNLMGPDKPLSHGMADSMPHPVSAEQSHASMPPGMHVSPHPNSQSAQPLHHSGPSSGPPPRQAPPPQQQQPGPNSHTHGDITFNPAAEGQVGGQGAADMPEPSLELLPELANPDELLSYLDPPDLPSNSNDDLLSLFENN; translated from the exons ATGCAGCCACCCATGAACTCTATGAAGCCCTCGCTCTCCCACGG TGATGGGTCCTTTCCGTACGACTCGGTTCCTTGGCAGCAGAATGCCAACCAGGCCCCAGGCTCATTGTCAGTGGTGACGACAGTGTGGGGGGTGACCAATACATCACAAAGTCAG GTATTGGGCAACCCCATGGCTAACACCAACAACCCCATGAACCCTGGAGGCAATGGAATTGGGTCTGGAATGTCAGCCAACAACCCAGGAATGAACTCGCCTCAGTTTCCTGGCCAACAGCAGCAGTTCTCAGCCAAAGGTGGTTCCAACCAGGCCTACATGCAGCAGGGCATGTACGGGCGAGCAGGGCATCCTGGAGCTGGAGGATTCAGCGGAAG TTATCCGGGTGGTCCGAATGCTCCAGGTGGCATAGGCATGCCCCCTCACACAAGGCCTCCATCCGACTTTACTCAGCCTGCTGCTGCCGCCGCCGCTGCTGCCGTAGCCGCTGCCGCCGCCACCGCAACAGCCACTGCCACGGCGACTGTAGCTGCCCTGCAGGAAACCAACAAGGACATGAACCAGTATGGACAG atGTGCTCATCGTTTCAGATGGGCCCTGCGCAGGGTTATAACAGCCAGTTTATGAACCAGCCTGGACCCCGGGGCCCACCGACCATGGCAGGAGGCATGAACCCAGCTGGCATTGGTGCTGCCATAAACAACTCCAATATCAGTGGCCCTCCAATGGGCATGAACCAGCCCCGGGCACCGGGAATGGGGCCGTTCGGAGCCCACGGCCAAAGGATGCCACAGCAAGGATATCCAGGCCCCAGACCTCAGTCTATGCCCATACAGGGCACAAAGAGGCCATATCCTGGAGAG CCCAACTATGGGGGTCAGCAGTTTGGACCTAATGGCCAGTTCCCCAGTCAGCAAGGGCAGTACCCAAACCCTAATGCCTCCAGAGCCCTGCCCTCTCCCAGTTACCCCGGTCAGAGGATGCCAGGCCAGCAGGGCACAGGCCAGTACCCGCCTTCAGGAGTACCCATGGGCCAATACTACAAG cAGGAGCCATTTAATGGCCAAAATAACAATTTCTCTGGAGGTAGTTATGGCTATAATCAAGGCAGTGGG CCTCCTCGGCAGGTTGTGAACTATCCTCATTCACCTGTTCCTGGGAATCCCACACCACCCATGACTCCAGGAAGCAGCATCCCGCCGTACCTATCGCCCAGCCAGGACGTCAAGCCTCCATTTCCCCCGGACATGAAACCGAATATGACGTCTCTGCCTCCACCACCGA CTAACCCCAACGAGGAGCTGCGGCTGACCTTCCCCGTACGTGACGGCGTGGTGCTCGAGCCGTTCAGACTAGAGCACAACCTGGCTGTCAGCAACCATGTCTTCCACCTGCGGCCTTCTGTTCATCAAACGctcatgtggag GTCTGACCTGGAGCTGCAGTTTAAGTGCTACCACCATGAGGACCGGCAGATGAACACGAACTGGCCAGCGTcggtgcaggtcagtgtgaatGCCACGCCACTCACCATCGAGAGAGGGGACAACAAGACGTCCCACAAACCCCTGCACCTGAAGCACGTGTGTCAGCCGGGAAGGAACACCATCCAGATTACGGTCACAGCCTGCTGCTGT TCTCACTTGTTCGTGCTGCAGCTGGTGCACAGGCCGTCAGTAAGATCCGTCCTGCAGGGCCTGCTCAAGAAGAGGCTCCTGCCAGCAGAGCACTGCATTACCAAAA TAAAGAGAAATTTCAGCAGTGTAGCAGCGTCCTCTGGGAATGCGACGCTGAACGGAGAGGATGGCGTGGAGCAGACAGCCATCAAAGTGTCCCTCAAGTGTCCCATAACATTCCGGCGGATCCAACTTCCAGCCCGGGGACACGACTGCAAGCATGTGCAG TGCTTTGACCTGGAGTCCTACCTGCAGCTGAACTGTGAGAGAGGGACGTGGAGGTGTCCTGTATGCAA TAAAACCGCGTTACTGGAAGGTCTGGAAGTGGACCAGTACATGTGGGGAATTCTCAATGCCATCCAAAA tTCGGAGTTTGAGGAAGTCACCATCGACCCCACGTGTAGTTGGCGGCCGGTGCCCATAAAGTCTGACCTGCACATAAAGGAGGATCCAGATGGCCCTCTGGCCAAGCGCTTTAAAACCATGAGTCCCAGTCAGATGATCATGCCTAATGTGATGGATATGATTGCTCAGCTGGGGCCAGGACCCTCACCCTACACCTCCCTCCCCCCTCAGCATGGAGGGAACAACACAGAGTACGCCAGCCAAG gCAACAGTTACCAGGGCCATGGAAACTTTGACTTTCCACACAGTAATTCTGGTGGAGGAGCTCCAATAAATGACTTCATGCACGGCCCTCAGCTCTCGCACCCTCCGGATGTACCCAACAACCTCATGGGTCCAGATAAACCTCTGAGCCACGGCATGGCCGACTCG ATGCCTCATCCTGTGAGTGCTGAGCAATCCCATGCTTCCATGCCACCAGGCATGCACGTATCGCCCCACCCCAACAGCCAATCTGCACAGCCATTACATCACAGCGGCCCTTCATCCGGCCCGCCCCCACGCCAAGCCCCGCCCCCGCAGCAACAACAGCCTGGCCCCAACAGCCACACGCACGGTGACATAACCTTTAACCCTGCGGCTGAGGGCCAGGTAGGCGGTCAAGGGGCAGCAGACATGCCCGAGCCCTCTCTGGAG CTGCTGCCCGAGCTGGCCAACCCGGATGAGTTACTGTCATATCTGGACCCTCCGGACCTCCCAAGCAACAGCAACGACGATCTGCTCTCCCTCTTTGAGAACAACTGA